The Deltaproteobacteria bacterium genome segment GGTGGCCTCCGTTTCAGGCAGTATACTGGCGGTGTGCTCCTGTACAGTGCTTCCTCTTTTCGCCGGCATCTGGAAGCGCGGTGCCGGCCTCGGCCCAGCCATAGCCTTTCTCTATTCCGGGCCGGCCATCAACATTCTGGCTATCGTTCTGACCGCCCGGGTGCTGGGGCTTGCCATAGGTCTGGGCAGGGCAGTGGGAGCTGTGGTCTTCAGCGTTGTTATCGGGCTTCTCATGCACTTCTTTTTCAGGAAAGAGGAGCAGGCCAAAGCCCAGGCAGCCATGATGATGCCCGAACCCGAGGTAGAACGGCCCCTCTGGCAGAATGTCATCTATTTTGCCACCATGGTGGGAATTTTGATATTCGCCACCTGGGGAAAGCCGGCCGAGCCCAGCGGACTCTGGCAGGCAATCTACAGTGTCAAGTGGGAGGCAACCGGCCTCTTTGCCGCCCTTCTGGGCCTGCTGTTGATTATCTGGTTCAATGTCAAACCCTTCAAAGTCGTGCTCACCGCTGTGGCAGTGGCGGTGCTGGCTTTCCTCTTTCCCCATGAGCCGCTCATTGCCTTCTCCGCCGGCATTATCGGCCTGACCGCTATGATCACCACCACCAGAGGAGAGACCGAGAGTTGGTTTCTCTCCACCTGGGAATTTACCAAGCAGATCATGCCGCTTCTCTTTGCCGGCGTCCTTGCTGCAGGGCTTCTTCTGGGACGGCCGGGCTCCGAGGGCCTCATTCCTTCGCAGTGGGTAAGTGGACTGGTGGGCGGCAATTCCCTCCTGGCCAACCTCTTTGCCTCGGTAGTGGGAGCCTTCATGTACTTCGCCACCCTCACCGAAGTACCCATCCTGCAGGGACTTTTAGGCGCCGGCATGGGCAAAGGACCAGCCCTGGCCCTGCTGCTTGCCGGGCCAGCCCTGAGTCTTCCCAACATGCTGGTAATCAGAAGCGTCATGGG includes the following:
- a CDS encoding metalloregulator ArsR/SmtB family transcription factor, giving the protein MRTYVRVMKAAGDSTRAKIMKILQCRDLCVCEIQSLLKMSQPSVSRHLKLLEVADLVRGDKKGMQTRFRLLEPQETNEYAGAVLAMICTNIQSCSSGAPLEPARPIRAAKPDKSSTGGTKMGNATVVKGEAAPDGAAAFAAKEEKRPSLIDWKSIWKPLSVITGVFLVFFWLPIDNSRFAGAVIESLALAKWYAQEHVLLCLVPAFFIAGAIACFISQAAVMKYLGAGAKKVLAYGVASVSGSILAVCSCTVLPLFAGIWKRGAGLGPAIAFLYSGPAINILAIVLTARVLGLAIGLGRAVGAVVFSVVIGLLMHFFFRKEEQAKAQAAMMMPEPEVERPLWQNVIYFATMVGILIFATWGKPAEPSGLWQAIYSVKWEATGLFAALLGLLLIIWFNVKPFKVVLTAVAVAVLAFLFPHEPLIAFSAGIIGLTAMITTTRGETESWFLSTWEFTKQIMPLLFAGVLAAGLLLGRPGSEGLIPSQWVSGLVGGNSLLANLFASVVGAFMYFATLTEVPILQGLLGAGMGKGPALALLLAGPALSLPNMLVIRSVMGTKKTAVFVSLVIVMATITGIIFGRFFS